AGAGTGTGGAAGATAAAGACATCTCCGAGGGCAAACCACTTGGGCAACTCCTCAGGGGACACGAAACCATGGAAATGCACGTGATCCCAGCCCAGGTCGCGCGCAAGCCTTTCGTAGTACGGGCGGTCCGGGCCCTCCCCGAAGATCAGCAACGAGGGTTTGTGGCCCGCCTCGAGGAGGCGCCGATAGATTTCAAACAGCTCCCGGTATCCCTTACGGGGGATGATCTGGCCCACGGATATGAGGATCGGGTTGCGGTACCGTCTTCGAAGCATCTCGAATTCCTGCGTGCTTCGGAACGCGCTCGCCACGGCGTGAAAATGGTCTACATCGACGGGCATCACGGTGGTGAGAATGCGGTCCTCGGAGACGCCATACTGCCGGAAGGCTTCCCTCGCCGCGCCGGATGAGGCGATCGCCCCGTCGGACCATGCCCCAAACCCTCGACGGATCAATCGCCTTAGACGCGACGATTCCGCCTCACCCTGCAACGTGAGTTCCCCCCAGCCGATGAATACCTTGCGAAATAATTTGCAATAGAGCAGCGCCGCGATGTTCGCGGGGGCAAACCCTCCGCTGACGACCACATCGGGATCGAGGGTCCGCAGCGTTCTGATCACGCGGTAGTTGACGTGGATCGATACGGAACGACCGGGGGGTCTGAAATGCAGGCCGGGCAAGACGCGAGAGGCAAATCCGGATGGCGCCAAGTCCCAATGTCGATCCTCCGACCGCTCCGCCATCAGCAACGCGACGAAGCGGTCCACCCGCGTGTCGAGCTCGGCAAACAGCGGCGAGAGGTAGGGGGTCATGATGGTGGTCAACACGACGAGCTTCATCGGACTGACCCGACGCGCCGGGCCGGCTCTTCCGCGACCGCTGCGGTTCCCCGGTACAACGCCACGAAGCGGTCGGCCGCCGACGCCCACGTGTAGGACGTCAAGGCAACTCGCCGGGCACGTTCCCCGAGCCTCTTGCCCCGGCGCGCGTCCTCCAGCACCCACTGAATCGCG
This genomic interval from Nitrospiria bacterium contains the following:
- a CDS encoding glycosyltransferase family 4 protein, which codes for MKLVVLTTIMTPYLSPLFAELDTRVDRFVALLMAERSEDRHWDLAPSGFASRVLPGLHFRPPGRSVSIHVNYRVIRTLRTLDPDVVVSGGFAPANIAALLYCKLFRKVFIGWGELTLQGEAESSRLRRLIRRGFGAWSDGAIASSGAAREAFRQYGVSEDRILTTVMPVDVDHFHAVASAFRSTQEFEMLRRRYRNPILISVGQIIPRKGYRELFEIYRRLLEAGHKPSLLIFGEGPDRPYYERLARDLGWDHVHFHGFVSPEELPKWFALGDVFIFHTLFDPFGAVLGEAMAAGLPVVSSIHAAATHELVEDGVTGFCIDPREADASAAVIIKVLTLSLEERLAMGNAAYTKVRRYDPRTSAIAIVQFLTSVLNGVGRPLREGTENSPPVRHD